A part of Triplophysa dalaica isolate WHDGS20190420 chromosome 17, ASM1584641v1, whole genome shotgun sequence genomic DNA contains:
- the mrtfab gene encoding myocardin related transcription factor Ab isoform X1, whose protein sequence is MRGEELSPGSVASAVGSGPLPSPQSEAVTSELKELSLQPLPSLIPLKERKNVLQLKLQQRRTREELVSQGIMPPLKSPAAFHEQRRSLERARTEDYLKRKIRSRPERSELVRMHILEETSAEPSLQAKQLKLKRARLADDLNDKISHRPGPIELVHKNILPVITLIESPKGESSSLDEDSSDALSPDPQGSQDSPLSLGPQHSPAEIMNMNGDLSPSQFLTQAPPPTFGASHTSPPHNPPNEITMTNLARPPTGQTRQQSRSSTDRASQRSKKPKDSKPKVKKLKYHQYIPPDQKNEREPPPPLDSSYAKILHQQQLFLQLQIINQQQQHYNYHTILPAPPKVSTEMQQTSTNPGPSPSQTISTCSTMSSNQNGPSRQSQPSVGGAKPSTLPVNLDEFKVAELKQELKLRGLTVSGTKNDLIERLKNYQEQNGGSSAAAKTAQVQLSGAIQQQAKDVKTSSFPVAAATRVHATTPPQIMRFSSTSSSPPASPTPSDRSLAALSPDEASCNGDVFGEMVSSPLTQLSLHPSPEHPSPVKEEPLGRMQACCSLSRTGPLPSAPSLDKDQMLQEKDKQIEELTRMLRQKQRLVETLRSQLEQGKRGAAAEGANNTVDTEMLSLPNGLEVKVKEEVKEEMDTSEDPLKQVQLQKKLQTQCSQQTLLKLQQIQRLQLQQQQLLQQQQVLVDLPNLHQQKTQLVQQQRQQMQMDPKVKQEQGKAQVLQQQQKTQLQQQKTQMLQQQKMLLLQQQQQKTQLQQQQKLQQQKTTMQQQRLQQLIVQQTQQKQLQANQKQQQNTQNQPQQLQTPQVSQVLVNQQTSPQITTSFPLDLLKSHGTPTLVTDSNGNRYLIALTSNGVDSLTGKSPQSKSNGRITLQRLQSTPTKLPSQSSTDVTNSANQSQAVREPVTKIQKVGLHLDTTSVQESSQPVSAPPSFEPFFTEESNSLGKPSSPPPFKEEVCPTFDRHTLFTPSSPKPNPPRFKENISNNQQIDDLFEILIKSGEISSGFKANQDPSLSDFHNSPPSPSPPPSPLHLSLPAHHPDPAPPQQHPDTQDRPCSGTGRLEDFLESSTWTPLLGVEPDGPLTLIDDLHNQMLSTSSILDHPPTPMDTSDLSFSTHPASLDFEDPTLDGMDWLDIPMGGGGSNCNGAGMVLAPLSSHTPPSVFSADFLDSSDLQLHWDSCL, encoded by the exons AGACTTCAGCGGAGCCCTCGCTGCAGGCCAAGCAGCTGAAGCTGAAGAGAGCACGTCTGGCTGATGACCTCAACGATAAGATCTCCCACCGCCCTGGACCCATCGAGCTCGTCCACAAGAACATCCTCCCTGTCATCACGCTCATTG AGTCTCCGAAGGGTGAGAGCTCCTCTTTGGACGAGGACAGTAGTGATGCTCTGTCCCCGGATCCACAGGGCAGTCAGGATTCACCACTGAGCCTCGGTCCTCAACATTCTCCCGCTGAAATAATGAATATGAATGGAGACCTCTCACCCTCTCAG TTCCTCACTCAGGCCCCGCCTCCTACATTCGGTGCATCTCACACTTCTCCTCCACATAATCCACCCAATGAAATCACTATGACAAACCTCGCCCGGCCACCTACGGGACAGACAAGG CAGCAGTCCAGGTCCAGCACAGATCGGGCTTCACAGCGCTCTAAAAAACCCAAAGATAGCAAGCCCAAAGTGAAGAAACTCAAATATCACCAGTACATCCCTCCCGACCAGAAAAACGAGCGTGAGCCGCCGCCTCCGCTGGACTCTTCGTATGCCAAGATCCTCCACCAGCAGCAGCTGTTTCTTCAACTTCAGATCATCAACCAGCAACAGCAGCATTACAACTACCACACCATCTTACCCGCCCCACCCAA AGTTTCTACTGAAATGCAGCAAACATCCACCAATCCAGGCCCCTCCCCTTCCCAGACCATTTCCACTTGTTCTACAATGTCCTCCAATCAAAATGGTCCTTCTCGTCAAAGTCAGCCCTCAGTGGGAGGGGCTAAACCCAGCACTTTGCCCGTCAACCTGGATGAATTCAAA GTTGCCGAACTCAAACAAGAGCTCAAATTGAGAGGTTTGACAGTATCAGGCACTAAAAATGATCTCATCGAACGACTGAAAAACTACCAGGAACAGAACGGTGGTTCCTCAGCAGCTGCGAAAACTGCCCAGGTTCAGTTATCCGGTGCTATCCAGCAACAAGCGAAAGATGTTAAAACGTCCTCCTTTCCCGTAGCAGCTGCCACTAGGGTCCACGCCACAACTCCGCCTCAGATTATGCGCTTCAGCAGCACTAGTTCCTCCCCACCTGCATCTCCAACCCCTTCTGACCGCTCTCTGGCTGCATTGAGTCCAGATGAGGCCAGCTGTAACGGGGACGTGTTTGGAGAAATG GTCAGCTCGCCCCTCACCCAGCTCAGCCTTCACCCCTCTCCAGAACATCCCTCTCCGGTTAAAGAGGAGCCTCTTGGACGGATGCAGGCCTGCTGCAGCCTCTCCCGCACAGGTCCATTGCCATCAGCCCCTTCTCTAGACAAAGACCAAATGCTTCAGGAGAAGGATAAGCAGATAGAGGAGCTGACACGCATGCTGAGGCAGAAGCAGAGGCTGGTGGAGACGCTGCGCTCCCAGCTGGAGCAGGGTAAGCGCGGAGCGGCCGCAGAGGGCGCAAACAACACTGTTGACACTGAAATGCTTTCCCTCCCTAATGGACTAGAAGTGAAAGTGAAGGAAGAGGTCAAGGAGGAAATGGACACATCGGAAGACCCGCTAAAGCAGGTCCAACTGCAGAAAAAGCTGCAGACACAGTGTTCGCAGCAGACGCTGCTCAAGCTGCAGCAGATACAACGGTTACAGCTGCAGCAGCAACAACTTCTGCAGCAGCAGCAAGTGCTGGTGGACCTACCGAACTTACATCAACAGAAAACACAGCTGGTGCAACAGCAAAGGCAGCAGATGCAAATGGACCCAAAAGTGAAGCAAGAGCAAGGGAAGGCGCAGGTGTTGCAGCAACAGCAAAAGACACAGTTGCAGCAACAGAAAACGCAGATGCTGCAGCAGCAGAAAATGCTGTTACTGCAACAACAGCAGCAAAAGACACAGTTACAGCAGCAGCAAAAGTTGCAGCAGCAGAAGACAACAATGCAGCAACAAAGGTTGCAGCAGCTCATCGTGCAGCAGACCCAACAAAAGCAGCTACAAGCCAATCAGAAGCAGCAgcagaatacacaaaatcagCCGCAGCAGTTACAGACACCACAG GTTTCGCAGGTGTTGGTGAACCAGCAGACTAGTCCTCAGATCACCACATCTTTTCCACTGGATCTTCTGAAGAGTCATGGCACACCCACACTGGTCACCGACAGCAACGGCAACCGCTATCTCATTGCACTCACCAGTAATGGCGTAGACAGCTTGACTGGAAAATCTCCTCAGAGCAAATCTAATGGACGCATTACTCTACAG AGGTTACAGTCTACCCCTACCAAGCTCCCTAGCCAATCGTCTACTGATGTCACCAATTCTGCCAACCAATCACAAGCTGTCAGAGAGCCTGTCACCAAA ATTCAGAAAGTAGGGCTTCACTTGGACACCACATCTGTCCAGGAATCCAGCCAACCGGTATCTGCTCCACCCAGCTTTGAGCCCTTCTTCACTGAGGAATCAAACTCATTGGGTAAACCCTCCTCACCGCCCCCATTTAAG GAGGAGGTTTGCCCAACCTTTGATCGCCACACTTTGTTCACCCCTTCCTCCCCAAAGCCAAACCCTCCACGTTTCAAA GAAAACATATCTAACAACCAGCAAATAGACGACCTGTTTGAAATCCTGATCAAGAGCGGAG AAATTTCATCTGGATTTAAAGCCAATCAAGACCCCTCCCTGTCAGACTTCCACAACAGCCCACCGTCTCCTTCCCCACCTCCTTCTCCTCTCCACCTGTCACTGCCCGCTCACCACCCTGACCCTGCCCCTCCCCAGCAGCACCCAGACACACAGGACAGGCCCTGCTCCGGCACCGGCCGCCTAGAGGACTTCCTTGAAAGCAGCACTTGGACTCCCCTTCTCGGTGTGGAGCCAGACGGCCCGTTGACATTAATCGATGATCTCCACAACCAAATGCTGAGCACCTCCAGTATTCTGGACCATCCCCCAACACCAATGGACACCAGTGACCTGAGCTTCTCAACCCACCCGGCCAGCCTGGACTTCGAAGACCCCACACTAGATGGCATGGATTGGCTGGACATACCCATGGGAGGAGGGGGTAGTAATTGTAACGGCGCTGGTATGGTCCTGGCCCCTCTGAGCTCACACACTCCACCCAGTGTGTTCTCGGCAGACTTTTTGGACAGCTCGGATCTGCAGCTCCACTGGGACTCCTGTTTGTAG
- the mrtfab gene encoding myocardin related transcription factor Ab isoform X5 codes for MPPLKSPAAFHEQRRSLERARTEDYLKRKIRSRPERSELVRMHILEETSAEPSLQAKQLKLKRARLADDLNDKISHRPGPIELVHKNILPVITLIESPKGESSSLDEDSSDALSPDPQGSQDSPLSLGPQHSPAEIMNMNGDLSPSQFLTQAPPPTFGASHTSPPHNPPNEITMTNLARPPTGQTRQQSRSSTDRASQRSKKPKDSKPKVKKLKYHQYIPPDQKNEREPPPPLDSSYAKILHQQQLFLQLQIINQQQQHYNYHTILPAPPKVSTEMQQTSTNPGPSPSQTISTCSTMSSNQNGPSRQSQPSVGGAKPSTLPVNLDEFKVAELKQELKLRGLTVSGTKNDLIERLKNYQEQNGGSSAAAKTAQVQLSGAIQQQAKDVKTSSFPVAAATRVHATTPPQIMRFSSTSSSPPASPTPSDRSLAALSPDEASCNGDVFGEMVSSPLTQLSLHPSPEHPSPVKEEPLGRMQACCSLSRTGPLPSAPSLDKDQMLQEKDKQIEELTRMLRQKQRLVETLRSQLEQGKRGAAAEGANNTVDTEMLSLPNGLEVKVKEEVKEEMDTSEDPLKQVQLQKKLQTQCSQQTLLKLQQIQRLQLQQQQLLQQQQVLVDLPNLHQQKTQLVQQQRQQMQMDPKVKQEQGKAQVLQQQQKTQLQQQKTQMLQQQKMLLLQQQQQKTQLQQQQKLQQQKTTMQQQRLQQLIVQQTQQKQLQANQKQQQNTQNQPQQLQTPQVSQVLVNQQTSPQITTSFPLDLLKSHGTPTLVTDSNGNRYLIALTSNGVDSLTGKSPQSKSNGRITLQRLQSTPTKLPSQSSTDVTNSANQSQAVREPVTKIQKVGLHLDTTSVQESSQPVSAPPSFEPFFTEESNSLGKPSSPPPFKEEVCPTFDRHTLFTPSSPKPNPPRFKENISNNQQIDDLFEILIKSGEISSGFKANQDPSLSDFHNSPPSPSPPPSPLHLSLPAHHPDPAPPQQHPDTQDRPCSGTGRLEDFLESSTWTPLLGVEPDGPLTLIDDLHNQMLSTSSILDHPPTPMDTSDLSFSTHPASLDFEDPTLDGMDWLDIPMGGGGSNCNGAGMVLAPLSSHTPPSVFSADFLDSSDLQLHWDSCL; via the exons AGACTTCAGCGGAGCCCTCGCTGCAGGCCAAGCAGCTGAAGCTGAAGAGAGCACGTCTGGCTGATGACCTCAACGATAAGATCTCCCACCGCCCTGGACCCATCGAGCTCGTCCACAAGAACATCCTCCCTGTCATCACGCTCATTG AGTCTCCGAAGGGTGAGAGCTCCTCTTTGGACGAGGACAGTAGTGATGCTCTGTCCCCGGATCCACAGGGCAGTCAGGATTCACCACTGAGCCTCGGTCCTCAACATTCTCCCGCTGAAATAATGAATATGAATGGAGACCTCTCACCCTCTCAG TTCCTCACTCAGGCCCCGCCTCCTACATTCGGTGCATCTCACACTTCTCCTCCACATAATCCACCCAATGAAATCACTATGACAAACCTCGCCCGGCCACCTACGGGACAGACAAGG CAGCAGTCCAGGTCCAGCACAGATCGGGCTTCACAGCGCTCTAAAAAACCCAAAGATAGCAAGCCCAAAGTGAAGAAACTCAAATATCACCAGTACATCCCTCCCGACCAGAAAAACGAGCGTGAGCCGCCGCCTCCGCTGGACTCTTCGTATGCCAAGATCCTCCACCAGCAGCAGCTGTTTCTTCAACTTCAGATCATCAACCAGCAACAGCAGCATTACAACTACCACACCATCTTACCCGCCCCACCCAA AGTTTCTACTGAAATGCAGCAAACATCCACCAATCCAGGCCCCTCCCCTTCCCAGACCATTTCCACTTGTTCTACAATGTCCTCCAATCAAAATGGTCCTTCTCGTCAAAGTCAGCCCTCAGTGGGAGGGGCTAAACCCAGCACTTTGCCCGTCAACCTGGATGAATTCAAA GTTGCCGAACTCAAACAAGAGCTCAAATTGAGAGGTTTGACAGTATCAGGCACTAAAAATGATCTCATCGAACGACTGAAAAACTACCAGGAACAGAACGGTGGTTCCTCAGCAGCTGCGAAAACTGCCCAGGTTCAGTTATCCGGTGCTATCCAGCAACAAGCGAAAGATGTTAAAACGTCCTCCTTTCCCGTAGCAGCTGCCACTAGGGTCCACGCCACAACTCCGCCTCAGATTATGCGCTTCAGCAGCACTAGTTCCTCCCCACCTGCATCTCCAACCCCTTCTGACCGCTCTCTGGCTGCATTGAGTCCAGATGAGGCCAGCTGTAACGGGGACGTGTTTGGAGAAATG GTCAGCTCGCCCCTCACCCAGCTCAGCCTTCACCCCTCTCCAGAACATCCCTCTCCGGTTAAAGAGGAGCCTCTTGGACGGATGCAGGCCTGCTGCAGCCTCTCCCGCACAGGTCCATTGCCATCAGCCCCTTCTCTAGACAAAGACCAAATGCTTCAGGAGAAGGATAAGCAGATAGAGGAGCTGACACGCATGCTGAGGCAGAAGCAGAGGCTGGTGGAGACGCTGCGCTCCCAGCTGGAGCAGGGTAAGCGCGGAGCGGCCGCAGAGGGCGCAAACAACACTGTTGACACTGAAATGCTTTCCCTCCCTAATGGACTAGAAGTGAAAGTGAAGGAAGAGGTCAAGGAGGAAATGGACACATCGGAAGACCCGCTAAAGCAGGTCCAACTGCAGAAAAAGCTGCAGACACAGTGTTCGCAGCAGACGCTGCTCAAGCTGCAGCAGATACAACGGTTACAGCTGCAGCAGCAACAACTTCTGCAGCAGCAGCAAGTGCTGGTGGACCTACCGAACTTACATCAACAGAAAACACAGCTGGTGCAACAGCAAAGGCAGCAGATGCAAATGGACCCAAAAGTGAAGCAAGAGCAAGGGAAGGCGCAGGTGTTGCAGCAACAGCAAAAGACACAGTTGCAGCAACAGAAAACGCAGATGCTGCAGCAGCAGAAAATGCTGTTACTGCAACAACAGCAGCAAAAGACACAGTTACAGCAGCAGCAAAAGTTGCAGCAGCAGAAGACAACAATGCAGCAACAAAGGTTGCAGCAGCTCATCGTGCAGCAGACCCAACAAAAGCAGCTACAAGCCAATCAGAAGCAGCAgcagaatacacaaaatcagCCGCAGCAGTTACAGACACCACAG GTTTCGCAGGTGTTGGTGAACCAGCAGACTAGTCCTCAGATCACCACATCTTTTCCACTGGATCTTCTGAAGAGTCATGGCACACCCACACTGGTCACCGACAGCAACGGCAACCGCTATCTCATTGCACTCACCAGTAATGGCGTAGACAGCTTGACTGGAAAATCTCCTCAGAGCAAATCTAATGGACGCATTACTCTACAG AGGTTACAGTCTACCCCTACCAAGCTCCCTAGCCAATCGTCTACTGATGTCACCAATTCTGCCAACCAATCACAAGCTGTCAGAGAGCCTGTCACCAAA ATTCAGAAAGTAGGGCTTCACTTGGACACCACATCTGTCCAGGAATCCAGCCAACCGGTATCTGCTCCACCCAGCTTTGAGCCCTTCTTCACTGAGGAATCAAACTCATTGGGTAAACCCTCCTCACCGCCCCCATTTAAG GAGGAGGTTTGCCCAACCTTTGATCGCCACACTTTGTTCACCCCTTCCTCCCCAAAGCCAAACCCTCCACGTTTCAAA GAAAACATATCTAACAACCAGCAAATAGACGACCTGTTTGAAATCCTGATCAAGAGCGGAG AAATTTCATCTGGATTTAAAGCCAATCAAGACCCCTCCCTGTCAGACTTCCACAACAGCCCACCGTCTCCTTCCCCACCTCCTTCTCCTCTCCACCTGTCACTGCCCGCTCACCACCCTGACCCTGCCCCTCCCCAGCAGCACCCAGACACACAGGACAGGCCCTGCTCCGGCACCGGCCGCCTAGAGGACTTCCTTGAAAGCAGCACTTGGACTCCCCTTCTCGGTGTGGAGCCAGACGGCCCGTTGACATTAATCGATGATCTCCACAACCAAATGCTGAGCACCTCCAGTATTCTGGACCATCCCCCAACACCAATGGACACCAGTGACCTGAGCTTCTCAACCCACCCGGCCAGCCTGGACTTCGAAGACCCCACACTAGATGGCATGGATTGGCTGGACATACCCATGGGAGGAGGGGGTAGTAATTGTAACGGCGCTGGTATGGTCCTGGCCCCTCTGAGCTCACACACTCCACCCAGTGTGTTCTCGGCAGACTTTTTGGACAGCTCGGATCTGCAGCTCCACTGGGACTCCTGTTTGTAG
- the mrtfab gene encoding myocardin related transcription factor Ab isoform X2: MRGEELSPGSVASAVGSGPLPSPQSEAVTSELKELSLQPLPSLIPLKERKNVLQLKLQQRRTREELVSQGIMPPLKSPAAFHEQRRSLERARTEDYLKRKIRSRPERSELVRMHILEETSAEPSLQAKQLKLKRARLADDLNDKISHRPGPIELVHKNILPVITLIESPKGESSSLDEDSSDALSPDPQGSQDSPLSLGPQHSPAEIMNMNGDLSPSQFLTQAPPPTFGASHTSPPHNPPNEITMTNLARPPTGQTRQSRSSTDRASQRSKKPKDSKPKVKKLKYHQYIPPDQKNEREPPPPLDSSYAKILHQQQLFLQLQIINQQQQHYNYHTILPAPPKVSTEMQQTSTNPGPSPSQTISTCSTMSSNQNGPSRQSQPSVGGAKPSTLPVNLDEFKVAELKQELKLRGLTVSGTKNDLIERLKNYQEQNGGSSAAAKTAQVQLSGAIQQQAKDVKTSSFPVAAATRVHATTPPQIMRFSSTSSSPPASPTPSDRSLAALSPDEASCNGDVFGEMVSSPLTQLSLHPSPEHPSPVKEEPLGRMQACCSLSRTGPLPSAPSLDKDQMLQEKDKQIEELTRMLRQKQRLVETLRSQLEQGKRGAAAEGANNTVDTEMLSLPNGLEVKVKEEVKEEMDTSEDPLKQVQLQKKLQTQCSQQTLLKLQQIQRLQLQQQQLLQQQQVLVDLPNLHQQKTQLVQQQRQQMQMDPKVKQEQGKAQVLQQQQKTQLQQQKTQMLQQQKMLLLQQQQQKTQLQQQQKLQQQKTTMQQQRLQQLIVQQTQQKQLQANQKQQQNTQNQPQQLQTPQVSQVLVNQQTSPQITTSFPLDLLKSHGTPTLVTDSNGNRYLIALTSNGVDSLTGKSPQSKSNGRITLQRLQSTPTKLPSQSSTDVTNSANQSQAVREPVTKIQKVGLHLDTTSVQESSQPVSAPPSFEPFFTEESNSLGKPSSPPPFKEEVCPTFDRHTLFTPSSPKPNPPRFKENISNNQQIDDLFEILIKSGEISSGFKANQDPSLSDFHNSPPSPSPPPSPLHLSLPAHHPDPAPPQQHPDTQDRPCSGTGRLEDFLESSTWTPLLGVEPDGPLTLIDDLHNQMLSTSSILDHPPTPMDTSDLSFSTHPASLDFEDPTLDGMDWLDIPMGGGGSNCNGAGMVLAPLSSHTPPSVFSADFLDSSDLQLHWDSCL; encoded by the exons AGACTTCAGCGGAGCCCTCGCTGCAGGCCAAGCAGCTGAAGCTGAAGAGAGCACGTCTGGCTGATGACCTCAACGATAAGATCTCCCACCGCCCTGGACCCATCGAGCTCGTCCACAAGAACATCCTCCCTGTCATCACGCTCATTG AGTCTCCGAAGGGTGAGAGCTCCTCTTTGGACGAGGACAGTAGTGATGCTCTGTCCCCGGATCCACAGGGCAGTCAGGATTCACCACTGAGCCTCGGTCCTCAACATTCTCCCGCTGAAATAATGAATATGAATGGAGACCTCTCACCCTCTCAG TTCCTCACTCAGGCCCCGCCTCCTACATTCGGTGCATCTCACACTTCTCCTCCACATAATCCACCCAATGAAATCACTATGACAAACCTCGCCCGGCCACCTACGGGACAGACAAGG CAGTCCAGGTCCAGCACAGATCGGGCTTCACAGCGCTCTAAAAAACCCAAAGATAGCAAGCCCAAAGTGAAGAAACTCAAATATCACCAGTACATCCCTCCCGACCAGAAAAACGAGCGTGAGCCGCCGCCTCCGCTGGACTCTTCGTATGCCAAGATCCTCCACCAGCAGCAGCTGTTTCTTCAACTTCAGATCATCAACCAGCAACAGCAGCATTACAACTACCACACCATCTTACCCGCCCCACCCAA AGTTTCTACTGAAATGCAGCAAACATCCACCAATCCAGGCCCCTCCCCTTCCCAGACCATTTCCACTTGTTCTACAATGTCCTCCAATCAAAATGGTCCTTCTCGTCAAAGTCAGCCCTCAGTGGGAGGGGCTAAACCCAGCACTTTGCCCGTCAACCTGGATGAATTCAAA GTTGCCGAACTCAAACAAGAGCTCAAATTGAGAGGTTTGACAGTATCAGGCACTAAAAATGATCTCATCGAACGACTGAAAAACTACCAGGAACAGAACGGTGGTTCCTCAGCAGCTGCGAAAACTGCCCAGGTTCAGTTATCCGGTGCTATCCAGCAACAAGCGAAAGATGTTAAAACGTCCTCCTTTCCCGTAGCAGCTGCCACTAGGGTCCACGCCACAACTCCGCCTCAGATTATGCGCTTCAGCAGCACTAGTTCCTCCCCACCTGCATCTCCAACCCCTTCTGACCGCTCTCTGGCTGCATTGAGTCCAGATGAGGCCAGCTGTAACGGGGACGTGTTTGGAGAAATG GTCAGCTCGCCCCTCACCCAGCTCAGCCTTCACCCCTCTCCAGAACATCCCTCTCCGGTTAAAGAGGAGCCTCTTGGACGGATGCAGGCCTGCTGCAGCCTCTCCCGCACAGGTCCATTGCCATCAGCCCCTTCTCTAGACAAAGACCAAATGCTTCAGGAGAAGGATAAGCAGATAGAGGAGCTGACACGCATGCTGAGGCAGAAGCAGAGGCTGGTGGAGACGCTGCGCTCCCAGCTGGAGCAGGGTAAGCGCGGAGCGGCCGCAGAGGGCGCAAACAACACTGTTGACACTGAAATGCTTTCCCTCCCTAATGGACTAGAAGTGAAAGTGAAGGAAGAGGTCAAGGAGGAAATGGACACATCGGAAGACCCGCTAAAGCAGGTCCAACTGCAGAAAAAGCTGCAGACACAGTGTTCGCAGCAGACGCTGCTCAAGCTGCAGCAGATACAACGGTTACAGCTGCAGCAGCAACAACTTCTGCAGCAGCAGCAAGTGCTGGTGGACCTACCGAACTTACATCAACAGAAAACACAGCTGGTGCAACAGCAAAGGCAGCAGATGCAAATGGACCCAAAAGTGAAGCAAGAGCAAGGGAAGGCGCAGGTGTTGCAGCAACAGCAAAAGACACAGTTGCAGCAACAGAAAACGCAGATGCTGCAGCAGCAGAAAATGCTGTTACTGCAACAACAGCAGCAAAAGACACAGTTACAGCAGCAGCAAAAGTTGCAGCAGCAGAAGACAACAATGCAGCAACAAAGGTTGCAGCAGCTCATCGTGCAGCAGACCCAACAAAAGCAGCTACAAGCCAATCAGAAGCAGCAgcagaatacacaaaatcagCCGCAGCAGTTACAGACACCACAG GTTTCGCAGGTGTTGGTGAACCAGCAGACTAGTCCTCAGATCACCACATCTTTTCCACTGGATCTTCTGAAGAGTCATGGCACACCCACACTGGTCACCGACAGCAACGGCAACCGCTATCTCATTGCACTCACCAGTAATGGCGTAGACAGCTTGACTGGAAAATCTCCTCAGAGCAAATCTAATGGACGCATTACTCTACAG AGGTTACAGTCTACCCCTACCAAGCTCCCTAGCCAATCGTCTACTGATGTCACCAATTCTGCCAACCAATCACAAGCTGTCAGAGAGCCTGTCACCAAA ATTCAGAAAGTAGGGCTTCACTTGGACACCACATCTGTCCAGGAATCCAGCCAACCGGTATCTGCTCCACCCAGCTTTGAGCCCTTCTTCACTGAGGAATCAAACTCATTGGGTAAACCCTCCTCACCGCCCCCATTTAAG GAGGAGGTTTGCCCAACCTTTGATCGCCACACTTTGTTCACCCCTTCCTCCCCAAAGCCAAACCCTCCACGTTTCAAA GAAAACATATCTAACAACCAGCAAATAGACGACCTGTTTGAAATCCTGATCAAGAGCGGAG AAATTTCATCTGGATTTAAAGCCAATCAAGACCCCTCCCTGTCAGACTTCCACAACAGCCCACCGTCTCCTTCCCCACCTCCTTCTCCTCTCCACCTGTCACTGCCCGCTCACCACCCTGACCCTGCCCCTCCCCAGCAGCACCCAGACACACAGGACAGGCCCTGCTCCGGCACCGGCCGCCTAGAGGACTTCCTTGAAAGCAGCACTTGGACTCCCCTTCTCGGTGTGGAGCCAGACGGCCCGTTGACATTAATCGATGATCTCCACAACCAAATGCTGAGCACCTCCAGTATTCTGGACCATCCCCCAACACCAATGGACACCAGTGACCTGAGCTTCTCAACCCACCCGGCCAGCCTGGACTTCGAAGACCCCACACTAGATGGCATGGATTGGCTGGACATACCCATGGGAGGAGGGGGTAGTAATTGTAACGGCGCTGGTATGGTCCTGGCCCCTCTGAGCTCACACACTCCACCCAGTGTGTTCTCGGCAGACTTTTTGGACAGCTCGGATCTGCAGCTCCACTGGGACTCCTGTTTGTAG